The window ACCAGTTTTCAATGTGGGACTTAAAGTAAAAACACTTTAAGATTCTATATTTTATATAGCAAATATACTAAACTCATTCCTTTTTGAACAGATATAAGATACAAAAGGTTACCGTAAGCCTGTTTTATTGACTATATAATTCTGTTCCAAGATAGTCAGGATATCACTTTCCTTGTAGATGATCTTTCCGCCAATCTGTATAAATGGCAATATATTATCATCACGGTACTGCTGTAAAGTCCGTTTGCTGATATGCAATAACCGGCACAGATCTTCGCCCGATAAGTAAATCTCTCCATTCATTACAGGACGATAGTTTTTCAATATTTCTTCAATGCGGCCTCTTAACTTCATTATCATTTCCTGATGAGTAATGATTTCTTCATTTTCATTCGTCAATAAATCCATTTTCAGTAGTATTGTACGGCTGTCCGGCTTCGAGCAAAGCCTGTATGTCCGAAAGTTTGTAATAATTCTTGCGGTTCAGTTTGGAATAAGGTAATAAGCCTTTGTCCTTGTAGGTTTGCAAGGTCCGTTTGGTAATGTTCATCATCAAACACACTTCCTGGTTATCGAGCCACTTTTCTTCTTTGAAAATCGGTGTGTATTTTTTCGTTGCGTTTTCGGTCATTTTCAAAAGTTCCTTCAACTCATTTTTCATTCCGTCCAATGCGGATTTTTGTATTGCGATAACTTCCATAGTTTGCTTGTTTTTTCCGTGGAAGTCTAAATTAAAGAGGCTTAATGCAGTGTTGGGAGTTGTGGTATTGATTGGCTTTGAAAGGAAGTGTTTGGCTTAAAAATAGGATTCAATTTTGTTTACAATGCGTTTTATTTAATCAGCCCCAATTGTTTAGCAATGTCCATTGTCATTTTGCTAAATGGTCTTTTATGGATATCTTTTTCTTTGGTATAATTACCTACAATTACTCTATCAAAATCATTTTGACTTAATGATAATTTTGAAAAGCTCTTTTGAAGAATATCTTTGAAACTCTCATTATAAATTTGGTTCTTGACAATCAATTCTGCTATAATATCCTTTTGAGTATCGTGAATTTCTTTTATACTGAACATATTTTGTAGCGATTGATGACCAGCTACTGTTGTAGAGACATCATTAAATAGAATTTCAATACTTTCAGCATCTTTCGTCACTAAATAATCACATTCGGAAGACTTAGTGATTTTAAAGTTATAATCGGATTTTGATAGTTTTGATGTGATATCTGTATAAAGAAAAAAATTGATTGGTGTAGAACTTTTTCTTTTGTTACAAGAAGCACAACAGGGATATAAATTAAATAACGAAATGCTCAAAAACGGAAAATCACTTTTAGGATAGTGGTGGTCAACTTCGAGTCTTGCGTCAATTTCGTTGTTCTTTTTAGTGATAACAACAGTTAATTGAGAATTACAATAAACACAAGATTTTATTCCAATCTTCCTAAAATATTTTGGATAAAATTTATCTCGGCAATTTGTATAGTTAAGGGCATTTTGAATAAAATGAGTTAGTTGTTTTTTCATGGGCTTGAGTACTCCATTAACCGTCTCAAAACGGGAATTTGTAGGTAATGGCCCAACTATTCCTTTGATAACTTCTATTTCTAAAGGGCTTTTTGTTAAAAATGAAATATCTTGAAATTGAGTAATGATGTTGTTAAGGTAAGTTTGTTCAGCTTGATCAAATATGTTTGCGTTAATTGCCTGAAGTTTTTGCAGTGCAGAACTTCTTTGTTCTTCTATTTCTACTTTAAAAAATTCTTGAACACTTTTTGCTTTATTTATATGTAACGAAATCATGATTATTTGTTTAATAGTTTAGTTAGCTTGTCAATTTGTGATTGAATGAAATTGGTTTCATCATTTGGAAATGCTTGACTGTAAAGTTCCATTAAACTATTATACAAAACAGGTTCACCAACTATTGATATAATAGAAGAGCATTGACTTTGATCTATCTCTTTGTATCTAGAATTTTCAATTTCAATAGATTTAATCTCGCCTTTTATTATAGCAATTTTATTTTTTTCGGTCTCTTCATTTAATAGACCGTTGAGTGATTCTATCTTTTTATTATTAATCTTCAATGTGAGACTTTCAATAACCAATTTTATTTGACTTTTTGCCCATTCCCCCATAAACCCCTTTTGCATAAAAAAGTCATTTGCTAAGAGGTCGTGTACATTTGCTCCAAAGGTTTCGTTGCCTTCTATATAAGGCTCTCCTTTGATTAATTTCAAAACAAAAGCATTCGGAATGTCTGATAAAATATATGGTGAGTGCGTTAAAAAAGTTATGTTTAATCCTTTAATGTGTTTTAAATTTTCAGGATTAATTTTACCAATATAATCTAATAGATCAGCAATATATGTCCTTTGCCATTCAGGGTGATAATAAAGTTCTATTTCGTCTAATATGATGTTGATATAGTTGTAATGAATTATTTTTTCGGACTCTTCTGCTTTTTCTTCCTTTAGCTGTTCAACAGAATTGAGGTTAATAAGATGATATACAATAGAACTAATACTATGTGTTTTTTGTTTTTCTCCAGAACTTAAAGAACCAAATGAAGAACCATCTTTTGGGACTATGTTAATATAGAAAAAAGAAGGAGGTGACATCATAAAGGTATTCACCATAAATGATTCTTTTTTCTGTATCTCCTGTATCTTTTTTGACAATCCATCAATTTCTAAACTGAAAGGTTTTTTAAAATCGAGATTCGGTAACAAGGTCTGATAATATTTTAAGTAAAGAATAGCTCCTTTTACTTTGAAAACGGCGTGACTGTCGCTTTCTTTTATTCTTCTGATATACGCATTTATATTTTTTATATTTCTTTCTTTCGGTTCTCTATATCTTTTGAATATTTTATAATCAGAAAAAGCCATTTTAATGAGCTTCTTATGAATGTACGAAAGTGTAACATTCACAAATAAATCATTATTAAGTTGTTGTTCTGTTATTTTAAATCCAAAATGTTGCTGAAAGGCTTCAATTAATTTTTCTCTTACTGTTGAATCTATGGGCTCTTCTAGGGTTGCATTAGGATTAGGATTGTATGACAGTTCCAAAGCAGATGCAATTTTATTGTTTACAATATTGCGTAAACTGTTTTCTTCTTGTCCTTCGGTTATAGGTTCAAGAAGATTGGCTAATAATCTTCTTGTGAGCAAATATTTTTCTTTATTGATGTCAATAATACCATCGGTTCGCATTGGATTTAATACAATAGGTGTCTGATATCCGTCGTTTTTGTGAAATAAAGGATTAATCCAATCTCCAATTTCTAAAGAATTCAAAGCAAAGTGAGAGTAATTAACAACTATCGTATAAAAGAACTGTTGTAAGTCATCAATGCTTTTAATCTCTTGCTTTGACACATTCGCGACAAACTTATTGTTTTTTCGTTTATAGGTTTGTTGATAAACATTACCTTCTTTAAAAACAACATTTATTAGAGTATTCAAATCAACAGAATACAAAAGTTCAAAATCTAAAAATTTAAAAGGTTTCCGTTTTCTACGGTTCTCATCTTCTAATAAATTTAGAATACTTCCAATATTGTAATTTGCCCAGTATAGTAATTCTATTAAAGTACTTTTACCTGAACCGTTTCCACCTACAACAGCATTAATGTTAATTGGAATATTATTTATTGAGGTTTTAAGTTCATATAAATTGACATCGGTTTTAGGTATGTATTCTACCTCTGAAAAGTCATTTTTCCGAAATTGATACTCATTTCGGAATTGGTAAATTTGATTTTTTTTTAAATTTTTTGAAGCATCTAAAGTCAATAAAGAATTTTTACGAGTGTCTTTGGTTGGTAGCATTTTACCAACATTAATAGCTATAATTTTGAAGTTTTCTTTGTTACTCATTCTGTACCATAATTGTAATTATTAGTGATCTAAATTACATTATTTTTTCCTCTACAGTGAGATCATAAAGGTTTAATTAATCATTCTTGTACTATAAAAGTGCTAGATTTGCTCAATTAGCTTTATATT is drawn from Chryseobacterium muglaense and contains these coding sequences:
- a CDS encoding helix-turn-helix domain-containing protein, which codes for MEVIAIQKSALDGMKNELKELLKMTENATKKYTPIFKEEKWLDNQEVCLMMNITKRTLQTYKDKGLLPYSKLNRKNYYKLSDIQALLEAGQPYNTTENGFIDE
- a CDS encoding HNH endonuclease, whose protein sequence is MISLHINKAKSVQEFFKVEIEEQRSSALQKLQAINANIFDQAEQTYLNNIITQFQDISFLTKSPLEIEVIKGIVGPLPTNSRFETVNGVLKPMKKQLTHFIQNALNYTNCRDKFYPKYFRKIGIKSCVYCNSQLTVVITKKNNEIDARLEVDHHYPKSDFPFLSISLFNLYPCCASCNKRKSSTPINFFLYTDITSKLSKSDYNFKITKSSECDYLVTKDAESIEILFNDVSTTVAGHQSLQNMFSIKEIHDTQKDIIAELIVKNQIYNESFKDILQKSFSKLSLSQNDFDRVIVGNYTKEKDIHKRPFSKMTMDIAKQLGLIK
- a CDS encoding helix-turn-helix domain-containing protein, translating into MDLLTNENEEIITHQEMIMKLRGRIEEILKNYRPVMNGEIYLSGEDLCRLLHISKRTLQQYRDDNILPFIQIGGKIIYKESDILTILEQNYIVNKTGLR